A region of Granulibacter bethesdensis DNA encodes the following proteins:
- a CDS encoding carbon-nitrogen hydrolase family protein, whose protein sequence is MRITVIQMNPGHDRAANIAQAATLIEAAVAAERPEMVLLPEMWACLGGERVDKFAQAEYLPAPGSDAEAGPAYAFLRDTARRHGIYLHGGSIGERDPAGSEERLFNTTLAFNPEGQELARYRKIHLFDVQTSDGVGYLESATYGAGREIVTYRAGPLTVGCAICYDVRFPELFLALRRQGADLIMLPAAFTLLTGKDHWETLIRARAIETQCWLAASGTYGRHEEKGEPRFTYGNSMIADPWGMVVARVSDGMGWATTRIDTALSARVRQSMPVLTHRVLA, encoded by the coding sequence ATGCGCATCACCGTCATCCAGATGAATCCCGGCCATGACCGGGCTGCCAATATCGCGCAGGCGGCCACATTGATCGAGGCTGCCGTCGCAGCAGAACGGCCGGAAATGGTGCTGCTGCCGGAAATGTGGGCCTGTCTGGGGGGGGAACGGGTGGATAAATTCGCTCAGGCGGAATACCTGCCCGCACCCGGCAGCGATGCGGAGGCTGGCCCGGCCTATGCCTTTCTGCGCGATACAGCCCGTCGTCACGGCATCTATCTGCATGGCGGCTCCATCGGCGAGCGTGATCCGGCAGGATCGGAAGAACGCCTGTTCAACACCACACTCGCTTTCAATCCTGAAGGACAGGAGCTGGCCCGTTATCGCAAAATTCATCTGTTCGACGTTCAGACTTCGGACGGAGTGGGGTATCTGGAAAGCGCCACCTATGGCGCAGGACGGGAGATCGTCACCTATCGCGCCGGTCCGCTGACCGTGGGATGTGCGATCTGCTATGATGTGCGTTTTCCGGAACTGTTTCTGGCCCTACGACGACAGGGCGCAGATCTGATCATGCTGCCAGCCGCCTTTACCCTTCTGACCGGTAAGGATCACTGGGAAACCCTGATCCGTGCCCGCGCCATTGAAACCCAGTGCTGGCTGGCTGCATCCGGCACCTATGGCCGGCATGAAGAAAAAGGAGAGCCACGCTTCACCTATGGCAACTCCATGATCGCCGATCCGTGGGGCATGGTGGTGGCCCGCGTGTCTGATGGCATGGGTTGGGCAACCACGCGGATCGACACAGCCCTGAGCGCACGGGTCCGCCAATCCATGCCGGTCCTGACGCATCGGGTTCTGGCTTGA
- a CDS encoding NAD kinase — MPEAAFSCRAAEAAPGRIAFQAAPTSLAEEFRARLVAQYGDCPLEEAVCVVALGGDGFMLETLHHVMGKDLPVYGMNCGSVGFLMNPAQESSLPERLRKSHAAHLHPLRMRAVTRDGTVEEAVAINEVSLLRQRSQTAKIRILVDGRVRLEELICDGVLVSTPAGSTAYNLSAHGPIVPLSANLLPLTPISAFRPRRWRGALLPCDAHVVFEVLEADKRPVAAVADSREVRDVVSVTVSEDRSMSLTVLFDPDHNLSERIIAEQFTV, encoded by the coding sequence ATGCCGGAGGCCGCTTTCAGCTGCCGTGCAGCCGAGGCAGCCCCCGGGCGGATCGCTTTCCAGGCTGCACCAACCTCGCTGGCCGAGGAGTTCCGGGCGCGGCTGGTCGCCCAGTATGGAGATTGCCCGCTGGAAGAGGCCGTCTGCGTGGTGGCGCTGGGCGGTGATGGCTTCATGCTGGAGACACTGCATCATGTCATGGGGAAAGACCTGCCAGTCTATGGCATGAACTGCGGATCGGTCGGGTTCCTGATGAATCCGGCTCAGGAATCCAGCCTGCCGGAACGCCTTCGTAAGTCTCACGCGGCTCATCTGCATCCGCTGCGCATGCGGGCTGTCACGCGGGACGGCACCGTGGAGGAAGCGGTGGCGATCAATGAGGTCTCCCTGTTGCGGCAACGCAGCCAGACCGCCAAAATCCGCATTCTGGTCGATGGTCGGGTACGGCTGGAGGAATTGATCTGCGATGGCGTGCTGGTTTCAACCCCGGCTGGCTCCACCGCCTATAATCTGTCAGCCCACGGGCCAATCGTACCACTCTCGGCCAATCTGCTGCCATTGACGCCGATCAGCGCGTTCCGCCCCCGTCGCTGGCGCGGTGCGCTGCTGCCCTGCGATGCTCATGTCGTGTTCGAGGTGCTGGAGGCTGACAAACGCCCCGTTGCTGCGGTTGCCGATTCACGCGAAGTCCGGGACGTCGTCTCCGTCACGGTCAGCGAAGATCGCTCCATGTCGCTGACCGTCCTGTTCGATCCGGACCACAACCTGTCCGAGCGGATCATCGCCGAGCAGTTCACGGTCTAG